The sequence gtgctTTAGCTGTTTAACTTACATAGTTAATACTAAGCCATACTGATCAAGATTACTTTTAAAGATTTCTAAACATAAATGTCCGAGCCTTTCCTAACACAGCAGCCTTCACATGCTGATACAGATTAGCATTACCGTTTCACTTTGTAACCTTGTCTGTTCTGTGTTATGGGAGCTGGTCCAGCCATATGTACATGTGGATGCCTGTTAGACATTGCTAAAACTGTTCGGTCCAATCACACTGACACAGCTTGAATAATTACACTGGGGTCCATATTTTGTATTTGATGACAATGTAAGTTAAAGTTTTAGAGTTTTTTTGGGATATCAAACTTAGAAGATCTGAGAGAAAattcaaaaagaaaactatatAAACTTACCATTAACTATGGGTATCACTACGATTTTGAGAACTGTTCGGAGCACACTGTCAACGGAGCCGACCTGTGATTCAGCAGTATGGTGAGGTGGAGTTAAGGGACATTACAGTAAATCATAAGAGAATAGAGTTCTTACCTGAAAAGGTCCCACATAACTGGTTCCTAGGGACAATTTCATTCTGTACAAGTAGAACAAAGTTTGAACTCATTGAACATCCTTACAGAGAGCCTGAAGGAGAATTTCAGTGCATTTTTGAGTAACTTACTCGTTGAGAGTGAGATGCCCAGCAACGCTCAGTCCTCTGACAAACACGTCGGCGCTCACACTGCTCTCCTACCAAAAAATTGTCAGAAATGTTCAAGATCTTTTTTTCTTACTGGCTAAGACAGTGACTTTCCATTTTAGCAGCACTGTGACAGACCAAGTTCAGGACAAAGAGAGGGGAAAGCGTGCCGTTGTGTTGAATGGCATAAGCCGTCACTGTGCCAGTGGCCTGAAGGGTTGCATTTTTAGGCTGAAAAGTGATTGAGGGATTCTTCTCAGCCCTCACCAGCAGCTTCATCATTAGACCTGGGTACTGCTTTGCAATCTGAGAACACAGAAGAGGATCAATGATGCACAAACCGCCAGCGATGTTTACATTCCTCAATAAATTCATGGAATGCTTCTCACCTGTGGGATGAAGACTCCGAACGTTTTCGTGTCGAGTCGGAAGGGAGAGCTTTTGGGGACCTGTTTGTAGCAGAACAAGGAATGTTGTTACACAGGTGTGATCTAATCGACTTGGGGGTCATGAAGACTTAGCAGCAATTCACCATGTCATCCATGATGTACAGGCTGAGAACTCCAGCTTGGTTGTAGACAAAAGCTGCAGAGTTGGCAGTAAAGGCGGACAGGGCCGTGTACAACATGTTGTTGTTCTCGGATGGCAGGGAAAAGGCAGCGGGGGTGAACGGAGGCTCCTGGTGCTTGCCAATGTTGTAGAACTCCCCCTTTAACAGAAAAGGGGGCATAAGTGATCTCaattttttaataatgttttatatatatatatcaatgcTTGAAAAATGCCCAGTGGTTTAGAATTCTTTACTTTTAAATTCAGATCAATGGAAGATTGTGAAACAGCTGGAGATGACACCATGGAATATTCAATCTCTGCATATTTGTCCACCTTGGCCAGCACTGCAATAAGAGAAACAGATGTTCACTGACATTCTGTTGGCTTAATAGAAAAACATCTACATAATGTGCAAAAAGAGATGCTTTACCGTTGAGTGTTTTCAGCTTGGGGTTTAAACCGGCGACTGTTTTATCTACCAGAGGACAAATCtgcaataataaagaaaaactgtaattctgaactctatttttttttaaccaaacaacTGTCCTAACTAAACTGATTACTTTTTATTCTAAGAAATCTTCAAGATGATGGCCAATTACTACAGAAAGCCACATCTGAATTATGTGCCGCTCCTTTTGTGAATAGTATGGAAATGTGAGTGCATTGATGGACATCTGCTTCGAAAATCAGTTTAGgatgaaaataaagatttaCTGCTAACATAGTGAGTCAAACTATGGTGGTCCTCACTCTGTATATGTAGCCTGATAAAAATCGTCtgttaaatgttcatttaaCATTGACTACGACCACAAAATAcagtgtattttaatgggatttatgtgatagactaaaacaaattagtggataactgtgaagtggaaggaaaatcattAACCCTGCAGCTTTGCACATACTGAGACTGATTTACAGCAAGGAGTGTGGATATTTTTGCAcattcttttttgtaaaaaataaaaaaagagaacaagctgattggatggagagagtTCACATTAGTTTTTGCACATCGTCAATATCATTAAGCTCTGAACTTTGGAGCATTCTAACATAAacatgcttttatctaaacaaTTCTgtggtatgtttagggttgctgtcctgctggaaggtgaacctctgtcccagtctccaATCTTTTTCAGCTTCCCACAGGTTTTGTTCTATGTCCTCTCCATGGCTTGTGAAAACGTATGGCCTTCTGTTGACAATGGCTTTATTCCTGTCACTCCTCCAAGCAACATTCATGGTGCACACAACTAAAAGTTAATTAATAGTGATCCAGTCTACAGATTAATTTGCCTCAGCTGTGGgtgtctgcagctcctgcacATTTACATGAGCATCTTGGTATCTTCCAAGTtaggatgatggattgaacagtgctctctGTGATCTTCGATGCTTGGgatattattttgtaaatgaaccctgttttaaacttccTCTCAACCTTCTGGCCTTTCTGTGCTGTTGCTTGGTCTtcacgatgctgtttgttcacctaTGTGAACAAACttgtgaggccttcacagaaaagctggaTCATATGGGGATTACATTAAACACCATTGttcattttcattccacttcaaaaTTTGCAATCCTTTGTGCTGGtctgtaacataaaatcccaataagaaAACTTCAAAATGTGGGGTTGCAATGAAACTAAATCAGAAAGAGTTCAAAAGGTGTGAATATTTCTGCAGTAGGGTAAGGAATTCAGAAAGGGATGGTGAGCTTTTTGGCTGGTTAGCCCTCACCTGTTCCTGCAGAGCGTTACATAGAGCCTTGTTTATGAACTTGCTGAAGAGATTGTAGAGCCAGCTGAAACAGACAACCATGACAGATGTTAGGATTCTGCAGCATGTGATTCCAATCGCGTACCCTcatgggtttttttcttttacctagCTCCACCGTGGAACTTGACTTTGGCACTGCCGACAGTGGCTACACAGTTAGTATTGCTGACCACAGGCCGCCCCATCTCGTCACTTTTCACTGCGATGGTTGTGCTGATTGTGAGTCCATTGACATTTACATCAAAAGAGCCGCTGTCCTTTCTGTTAAGAGCGATGCACAAAGGGATCAGTGCTGTAAGAAGGACCTAATTTCAGTTTGAGAAGATCCTCACTCACATTATTCTGAGGTACTTGACCCTCCAGTCTCCATGCAGATTCATGAAGGCGTTTCCGATAGTCAGCCTGACCCCAGTCCCTGGCACCAGATTCACTGCAGAGCTTGGCAGCCCTGTGTTCACTAACCGCATGCTGGAACAGTTTCAGAACAGTTGGCCTCAGTTTTTAACTGAGTTTGGAGTGTTTTTTGAATAATGCATTGCCTTACTTTGTTAAACTGTATGTGACTTTGCCAATGGGAGACACATGTTCTGAGCCAGAATAATCCGGAATATGGACAGATTGAAGTTCTTTCTGCAGGGCAGCGATGCCTAGTTGTTTTCCTGGCAAATATATGCAGATTTGATGGTAATGATGAGGAAACAAGGGAGAAATCTCATTACATAATGAAGCTTCAGCTGTAAAGGTTACCATATTGAAGGCCTTTATTGGTCAGCCTGACCGTCACTCCTGGGTTGATGCTTAAGGTAGTGGAAGTAATCGCCAGCAGAACCAGCAACCAGGACAGAGCCATCATAACTTCTGGCAAAAAGCAAGAAAacttctgtttttgtaaaaatagaaaatctacAGAGCCTTGCACAAATTTCAATGAGTTTTATTAGTTAGAATTTTTAGTAATTAAGGGACTTTTGAAGGCAGTTTACAGCAGTTGCATTGAATTGTACTTAGTGGTAAGTCAGAGTGAGGAGGGtgaatgccacacttttcagattatcggaaaatgttaaattattttgcCAGTCAGTGTAATACCTTGTGaggaaaagaaatgaaagaaatcaAGCCAGCCTTCTTTAGAAAAGTTCCTACGTTTTATAGACAAGCTGCTT comes from Girardinichthys multiradiatus isolate DD_20200921_A chromosome 20, DD_fGirMul_XY1, whole genome shotgun sequence and encodes:
- the LOC124856540 gene encoding bactericidal permeability-increasing protein-like; this encodes MMALSWLLVLLAITSTTLSINPGVTVRLTNKGLQYGKQLGIAALQKELQSVHIPDYSGSEHVSPIGKVTYSLTNMRLVNTGLPSSAVNLVPGTGVRLTIGNAFMNLHGDWRVKYLRIIKDSGSFDVNVNGLTISTTIAVKSDEMGRPVVSNTNCVATVGSAKVKFHGGASWLYNLFSKFINKALCNALQEQICPLVDKTVAGLNPKLKTLNVLAKVDKYAEIEYSMVSSPAVSQSSIDLNLKGEFYNIGKHQEPPFTPAAFSLPSENNNMLYTALSAFTANSAAFVYNQAGVLSLYIMDDMVPKSSPFRLDTKTFGVFIPQIAKQYPGLMMKLLVRAEKNPSITFQPKNATLQATGTVTAYAIQHNGTLSPLFVLNLESSVSADVFVRGLSVAGHLTLNEMKLSLGTSYVGPFQVGSVDSVLRTVLKIVVIPIVNVQLDKGYPLPALGKMNLVKPQIQIMKDYMLIGTDVDFTG